Proteins co-encoded in one Aspergillus luchuensis IFO 4308 DNA, chromosome 6, nearly complete sequence genomic window:
- the SEN1 gene encoding putative tRNA-splicing endonuclease (BUSCO:EOG092608AE;~COG:A;~EggNog:ENOG410PFUU;~InterPro:IPR041677,IPR027417,IPR041679,IPR001878, IPR036875,IPR024481;~PFAM:PF12726,PF13086,PF13245,PF13087,PF00580;~go_function: GO:0003676 - nucleic acid binding [Evidence IEA];~go_function: GO:0004386 - helicase activity [Evidence IEA];~go_function: GO:0008270 - zinc ion binding [Evidence IEA]) — translation MEFMDIIGELQSLPDSIHILCPRKHDDDHARYDDVNQVDETGKSVADLVSEANSRKEKFLSCMRILAYNQEGVEEVQTWIWRKLDDSLEKCDLCIKQYYTGKIWLMEHLKESYDDEDIDKFSRLLDEWDIKRITRNLTTATAKLKEVPPQEIGLHVLDRASLLSIFETLSCDAMLRNDSLLQEYFDVPFKLIQTKRSLKVSDYIPAVTRFLFDPNQNRSFWAIHSWMRYARPPTTMEFDWAVKEGLLDALRTASQQPTQLAVIQRLWRGMQLVVRRLDKDQITHHLRALEIDPCRLSVDHLGIQSPGLRFLLNTIQIFLEKAPGDFWDAMQTISPQALIELVFYNPQLDAFLMQATEGEPYEKSAMKDMLSWISPFMSSLKGAHQPSACRSLVYQLLDRLQDVRFPNLARYHCFHTGLAILLHTLRSFTDHESSRGSVERIVLSETLGVVSANIETILKPPQFAVEQGRQREIASLCMDVIRNTLALECQSLKSDYEVILRHNTLQHGVSTYSATIWDAVVKHLHEDNLALSTSALLGILPLVGLEKFPTKGESSPEKTHFNVIYGHLTHLSCQIIERLADFRPEHLDELFKSQDTSSALISALFAADLNTYQAAVDLIKNVSGQSARRDAISHLLQSFFITTMYGLSWSFRRISNMKTFASAPRMLHTGTDIVDILCDSQTGMLRTRKLADRREVLSLQKLWEYLWQALTTIFDETETWHLRGNDKAVMLEFCRDTIQFADLLFGQYGVFLSAVVDADPNQENSARENFLKSATTTMSAMVKWLRLKDEYLATTLVGLVSKILRRLGELSVTTVKQDALSFIEGVAVNGSIKTILTLREKAELVRALEAYYKKPVVTASTASLKKQSTITAFAKPAELSATPSPSRSADDYDDNVPDDVLLQLSRSVELNKERVATEAKKKAERAAKALPAIPKPSPAPLRPAVTVQAFREKREREREAKKKRDMAELARLKKGLPALGVAEQTAEQGSGLAGIGVKGKDHTPAESMMVSSGSESESESEDEIDKELFGAKTRKPDAVKAYEESKRMSLKQQGPVKKIKQVRSAKDMRARLAPDLSSLHRTILAWDFFANGDLPPNSGRTDYSLVSNAFRDPVEYQRTFEPLLILEAWQGFQSSKEEGTFKPFEVKVATRLSVDSFVEVSTAIPAMEAKDFGLGEADIVLLSKASSPTGDSSAPHCLARVSGINRKKGMVEISYRVNPGNPFINSLGPGAIIWGAKITSLTPLEREYGALMALQYYDLCEEIVRAKPSPILNYSDASLKPIAENYTVNSAQAKAIKSALDNDAFTLIQGPPGSGKTKTIVALVGALLSNVLGNQGVAISRPMGNAKPAGGRTTTSKKLLVCAPSNAAVDELVMRFKEGVKTIHGRQEKLSVIRLGRSDAINTNVLDVTLDELVNARLNQTARKDPGERDLQKIYMEHKAADTAFKETRARMDQCRAQGLPVPAELEREFDLLKKKKTQLSQEIDSARDKNHSAARDAELTRRRIQQEIIDGAHVICATLSGSGHEMFQNLSIEFETVVIDEAAQSIELSALIPLKYGCSKCILVGDPKQLPPTVLSKVASKFQYEQSLFVRMQANHPRDVHLLDIQYRMHPEISAFPSSAFYDGRLQDGPNMAQLRVRPWHQSELLSPYRFFDVQGLHQSAAKGHSLINIAELRVAMQLYERLVTDFRAFNFDRKIGIITPYKGQLRELKTQFAARYGNEIFNKIDFNTTDAFQGRESEVIIFSCVRASNKGIGFLADIRRMNVGLTRAKSSLWVLGNSQALVQGEFWNGLIKDARRRNVYTDGDVLKILQRPQFTGYQNVDMLDAQTEASVVQSRAASAAPVSRPSSASARNSPSVSVSEQETPPVPPDGPSGGGNGLDETRTCGYCGSFAHMTHNCDNIDAKEATRGTCHRCGETGHTRFHCTAPRCVECGQFGHVSRECRSTKTLPKHERSKIAREESYHVQNQKQRTERQRQRQLGGHDPKVPVVQATPSDDGSGPVKRKRNDSPPTNASKASRPRTDKANAPPPEAPKGPRRGKIDANIPSNTEGLVRPSRDGPAYGPLDKGKATINGPQPGPGPANAPPRSGPPRPGNGARPPPMRKKKEADPFIRPKRR, via the exons ATGGAATTCATGGATATTATTGG AGAGCTACAATCGCTCCCCGATAGTATTCATATTCTTTGCCCCCGAAAACACGATGACGACCATGCGCGGTACGATGATGTGAACCAAGTGGATGAAACTGGGAAGTCTGTTGCGGATTTGGTGTCGGAGGCCAACAGCCGCAAGGAGAAGTTCTTGTCATGCATGAGGATATTGGCGTATAATcaagagggggtggaggaagtaCAGACGTGGATATGGAGAAAATTGGACGACTCACTTGAGAAGTGCGACCTCTGCATCAAGCAATACTATACAGGAAAGATATGGCTCATGGAACATCTCAAGGAAagttatgatgatgaggatattgaCAAGTTTTCTCGGTTGCTTGACGAATGGGACATCAAGCGTATTACAAGAAATCTCACAACGGCGACAGCAAAGCTCAAAGAAGTCCCGCCCCAAGAGATCGGGCTCCATGTGCTGGATCGAGCTTCTCTACTCTCAATATTTGAGACTTTGAGTTGTGACGCTATGCTCCGTAATGACAGCCTTCTGCAGGAGTACTTTGATGTACCGTTCAAATTAATACAGACGAAACGCAGTCTGAAAGTGTCTGACTACATCCCCGCCGTCACTCGATTTCTTTTTGACCCCAACCAAAACCGCAGCTTCTGGGCCATCCATTCTTGGATGCGTTACGCTCGTCCCCCGACGACAATGGAATTCGACTGGGCAGTCAAAGAAGGGCTTCTTGATGCGCTAAGGACGGCTTCCCAGCAGCCGACGCAATTAGCTGTAATCCAACGGCTGTGGCGTGGTATGCAGCTTGTCGTAAGAAGATTGGACAAGGACCAGATTACCCATCATTTACGGGCGCTGGAAATTGATCCCTGCCGCCTCTCTGTGGACCACCTCGGTATCCAATCTCCCGGGCTACGCTTCCTCCTGAACACCATACAGATATTCCTGGAAAAGGCACCGGGTGACTTCTGGGATGCAATGCAAACAATATCGCCTCAGGCCTTGATTGAGCTAGTCTTCTATAACCCTCAGTTGGATGCTTTCTTGATGCAAGCTACTGAGGGTGAGCCGTACGAGAAATCTGCAATGAAGGACATGTTGTCATGGATTAGTCCATTCATGTCGTCACTGAAAGGTGCTCATCAACCTTCGGCCTGCAGATCCCTTGTCTACCAGCTTCTTGACCGATTGCAAGATGTGCGATTCCCGAATCTCGCCCGTTACCATTGTTTTCATACCGGACTAGCGATATTGCTCCATACACTTCGCAGTTTCACCGACCACGAGTCGTCAAGGGGATCTGTGGAGCGTATTGTGTTGTCAGAGACCCTGGGCGTCGTAAGCGCCAATATTGAAACCATTCTGAAGCCTCCTCAGTTTGCGGTTGAGCAGGGTCGTCAGCGAGAAATAGCCTCTCTCTGTATGGATGTCATTCGCAACACGCTTGCTCTCGAGTGCCAATCGCTCAAGAGTGATTACGAAGTTATCCTCCGACACAATACATTACAGCATGGTGTGAGTACATATTCGGCTACTATATGGGATGCAGTCGTCAAACATTTGCATGAAGACAATCTGGCCCTGTCAACGTCGGCATTGCTTGGAATTTTGCCGCTGGTCGGTCTCGAGAAGTTTCCCACGAAAGGAGAATCTAGCCCGGAGAAGACACATTTCAATGTTATTTACGGGCATCTCACTCATCTCTCCTGCCAAATTATAGAGCGCCTTGCAGATTTTAGGCCCGAGCATCTTGATGAACTTTTCAAGAGTCAAGATACTAGTAGTGCTCTGATTTCTGCTCTTTTCGCGGCAGATTTGAACACTTACCAGGCTGCTGTTGATCTCATCAAGAATGTTAGCGGTCAGTCTGCTCGGCGGGATGCAATCTCCCATCTTCTGcaatccttcttcatcacgaCCATGTATGGGCTGAGTTGGTCTTTCCGACGCATCTCGAACATGAAGACCTTTGCCTCTGCCCCGAGGATGTTACACACAGGGACGGACATTGTTGATATCCTCTGCGATAGTCAAACTGGCATGCTGAGAACACGGAAACTCGCTGACCGCAGGGAAGTATTGTCACTGCAGAAACTCTGGGAGTATCTCTGGCAAGCTTTGACAACAATCTTCGACGAGACAGAGACATGGCACTTGAGAGGAAACGACAAGGCTGTGATGTTAGAGTTCTGTCGAGATACCATCCAATTTGCAGATCTCCTTTTCGGGCAGTATGGTGTCTTCTTGAGCGCTGTCGTTGACGCAGATCCAAATCAAGAGAACTCTGCCCGTGAGAACTTCCTCAAGTCTGCAACCACAACGATGAGCGCAATGGTCAAATGGCTTCGGCTGAAAGATGAATACTTAGCGACAACCTTGGTTGGGCTTGTGTCTAAGATTCTGCGACGCTTAGGGGAACTAAGCGTAACCACCGTGAAACAGGATGCATTGAGCTTCATCGAGGGCGTGGCAGTTAATGGTTCTATTAAGACTATATTGACACTGCGCGAAAAGGCGGAGCTTGTACGAGCTCTTGAAGCCTACTACAAGAAGCCTGTTGTTACTGCTTCCACCGCCAGCctcaagaagcagagcaCGATCACGGCTTTCGCCAAACCAGCCGAGCTTTCAGCCACCCCAAGCCCGTCTAGGTCCGCTGATGACTATGACGATAACGTCCCAGATGATGTCTTGCTTCAGCTGTCGAGGTCTGTCGAGCTCAATAAGGAAAGGGTAGCTACAGAAGCCAAGAAAAAGGCAGAAAGAGCTGCCAAGGCCCTTCCAGCAATCCCCAAACCATCCCCAGCGCCCTTAAGACCAGCTGTGACTGTCCAAGCTTTCCGTGAGAAGCGGGAAAGAGAACGagaagccaagaagaagcgtgATATGGCTGAGCTAGCGCGCCTAAAGAAGGGCCTTCCCGCGCTAGGTGTGGCTGAGCAGACCGCTGAACAGGGCTCTGGGCTTGCTGGAATTGGagtcaagggcaaggaccACACCCCTGCTGAGAGTATGATGGTCTCATCTGGATCGGAATCGGAATCAGAAAGCGAAGATGAGATCGATAAAGAGCTTTTCGGGGCCAAAACCAGGAAGCCTGATGCGGTTAAGGCATACGAGGAGAGCAAGCGGATGTCATTGAAGCAACAAGGGCcagtcaagaagatcaagcaaGTGCGGTCTGCAAAAGATATGCGTGCACGACTCGCACCCGATCTCTCCTCTTTGCACCGCACAATACTTGCCTGGGACTTCTTCGCGAATGGCGATCTTCCGCCAAACTCCGGACGTACGGATTACAGCCTAGTTTCTAACGCTTTCAGAGACCCTGTCGAATATCAAAGAACATTCGAGCCGCTCCTTATCCTGGAGGCATGGCAAGGATTTCAGTCCTCGAAGGAAGAGGGTACATTTAAGCCTTTTGAAGTGAAAGTTGCCACGCGGTTGTCTGTGGACTCGTTCGTCGAAGTCAGTACGGCTATACCAGCTATGGAGGCCAAGGACTTTGGGCTTGGTGAAGCCGACATTGTCCTGCTGTCGAAAGCAAGCTCACCGACCGGCGATTCATCGGCTCCTCATTGCTTAGCCAGGGTCTCTGGCATcaacagaaagaagggaaTGGTCGAGATTTCCTATAGAGTTAACCCCGGTAATCCTTTCATCAATTCTCTTGGTCCGGGAGCCATAATCTGGGGCGCAAAGATTACGTCCCTAACCCCACTGGAACGTGAATATGGTGCACTCATGGCTTTGCAGTATTATGACCTCTGTGAAGAGATTGTAAGAGCGAAGCCATCACCGATCCTGAATTACTCGGATGCCAGTCTGAAGCCCATTGCAGAGAATTATACAGTCAATTCTGCACAAGCCAAAGCAATCAAGTCTGCGCTTGATAATGATGCTTTCACTCTGATCCAGGGACCTCCAGGATCTGGAAAGACCAAGACAATTGTGGCACTCGTAGGTGCCTTATTGAGTAATGTCCTTGGTAACCAAGGTGTTGCTATTTCACGACCCATGGGAAATGCCAAGCCTGCTGGTGGAAGGACGACTACATCGAAGAAGCTCTTGGTTTGCGCTCCCAGTAATGCCGCTGTTGACGAGTTGGTCATGAGATTCAAGGAGGGAGTGAAGACTATACATGGTCGTCAGGAGAAGCTCTCTGTTATCCGCTTAGGAAGAAGCGATGCTATCAACACCAATGTACTTGACGTCACCCTAGATGAGTTGGTCAACGCTAGGTTAAACCAGACAGCACGCAAAGATCCAGGGGAGCGCGATCTACAGAAAATCTACATGGAGCACAAAGCTGCAGATACCGCTTTCAAGGAGACTCGGGCTCGGATGGATCAGTGCCGAGCACAAGGATTGCCCGTTCCTGCGGAGTTGGAGCGAGAATTTGACCTgctaaagaagaagaagacacaACTGAGTCAGGAGATTGATAGCGCCAGAGACAAGAACCACTCGGCAGCTCGAGACGCTGAACTAACTAGGCGACGTATTCAGCAGGAGATCATCGATGGCGCTCATGTTATATGTGCGACGCTGAGCGGAAGTGGCCACGAAATGTTCCAAAACCTCAGCATCGAGTTCGAAACCGTTGTTATTGATGAAGCGGCACAGTCGATTGAATTGAGTGCGTTGATCCCGTTGAAGTACGGTTGTTCTAAATGTATTCTCGTCGGTGATCCCAAGCAATTACCGCCAACTGTCTTGTCAAAGGTCGCTTCCAAGTTCCAATACGAGCAAAGTCTGTTCGTCAGAATGCAAGCCAACCACCCGAGGGATGTGCACTTGCTGGATATCCAATACCGTATGCATCCAGAAATCAGTGCTTTCCCTAGTTCTGCGTTCTACGATGGCCGACTACAAGATGGTCCTAACATGGCTCAACTTCGCGTTCGGCCTTGGCATCAAAGTGAACTTCTCAGCCCTTACCGATTTTTCGACGTGCAAGGTCTTCATCAGAGTGCTGCAAAGGGACACTCGTTGATCAACATAGCAGAACTTAGGGTGGCTATGCAGCTGTATGAACGCTTGGTGACAGATTTCCGTGCCTTCAATTTCGATCGGAAGATCGGTATCATTACGCCATATAAGGGCCAACTGAGAGAACTCAAGACACAGTTCGCTGCCAGATATGGCAACGAGATCTTCAACAAAATCGACTTCAACACAACGGATGCTTTCCAGGGTAGAGAAAGCGAAGTTATCATCTTTTCTTGTGTGCGAGCCTCCAATAAAGGCATAGGTTTCTTGGCCGACATCCGTCGTATGAACGTCGGTCTCACACGTGCCAAGTCATCTCTTTGGGTTCTGGGAAATTCTCAGGCGCTTGTCCAAGGCGAGTTTTGGAATGGTTTAATTAAAGACGCACGCCGAAGGAATGTATATACGGATGGTGATGTACTCAAGATCCTCCAGCGGCCACAGTTCACTGGGTATCAGAACGTCGACATGCTGGATGCACAGACTGAGGCTTCAGTGGTGCAGTCGAGGGCTGCATCGGCTGCACCTGTCTCACGACCTTCGTCAGCATCTGCGCGTAACTCCCCATCAGTGTCTGTTTCCGAACAAGAAACTCCTCCGGTGCCTCCCGATGGCCCATCTGGAGGCGGAAATGGCCTGGATGAGACCCGCACGTGCGGATATTGTGGAAGTTTCGCTCACATGACACATAACTGCGACAATATTGACGCAAAAGAGGCAACCAGGGGTACCTGCCACAGATGTGGGGAAACTGGGCACACACGCTTCCATTGTACTGCTCCGCGATGTGTGGAATGCGGACAGTTTGGACATGTCTCACGCGAGTGCCGATCCACTAAGACTCTACCGAAACATGAGAGATCCAAAATTGCGCGGGAGGAGTCCTATCACGTACAGAACCAGAAGCAAAGAACGGAGCGCCAACGACAAAGGCAACTCGGAGGTCATGATCCCAAGGTGCCTGTTGTCCAAGCTACGCCGAGTGATGATGGCAGTGGCCCAGTGAAGAGGAAACGTAACGACTCGCCACCGACAAATGCTTCGAAGGCCTCGCGGCCGCGGACTGATAAAGCAAACGCTCCTCCACCCGAGGCTCCCAAGGGTCCGCGACGTGGCAAGATTGATGCTAACATTCCATCCAATACAGAG GGATTGGTAAGACCATCTCGGGATGGCCCAGCGTATGGTCCTCTTGACAAAGGCAAAGCTACTATCAACGGTCCTCAACCAGGACCGGGCCCCGCCAAC GCACCCCCACGTTCTGGACCACCAAGACCCGGGAATGGCGCCCGACCTCCCCCGATgcggaaaaagaaggaagccgaTCCATTCATTAGGCCAAAGCGGAGATAG